A region of Odocoileus virginianus isolate 20LAN1187 ecotype Illinois chromosome 11, Ovbor_1.2, whole genome shotgun sequence DNA encodes the following proteins:
- the AADACL4 gene encoding LOW QUALITY PROTEIN: arylacetamide deacetylase-like 4 (The sequence of the model RefSeq protein was modified relative to this genomic sequence to represent the inferred CDS: inserted 1 base in 1 codon), with translation MVVLWLVLPAALGSFLLGVFVWAVFEHFLTTDVPSALRHLAKFQFLHCIFVYVVTLGKIFEKIGVCSLPRFLQSLQNSVRIKEDPALVVTNLHFGTIPVRLLQPKAASPNPRRGIIFFHGGGALMGSLDLYHSLRGSLVRETDSVLLAVGYRKLPDHHYYTLSYDCLNASIHFLKTLETYGVDSSQVVLCGDSPGAGIVALISQTLEGRLDLPQIRAQVLIYPLLQLINFQLPSFHQNSRIPFLTQKLMITSVFKYLLIDFSCWDAIMSGAFIPPEVWKKYRKWLSTDNLPNRFKKTGCQPVFPAPFNEAACLENKHLLDVEYSPLLKDDEIIAHLLEAFLVSCENDILRDDALFYRKRLEDXGVPVTWYHVEDGFHGSLLFFDKKSFSFPCSLKIMNAVVCYIKSIL, from the exons ATGGTTGTCCTATGGCTGGTGCTTCCAGCCGCACtaggctcctttctcctgggggtCTTTGTCTGGGCTGTCTTTGAGCACTTCCTCACCACTGATGTCCCCTCTGCTCTACGACATCTTGCCAAGTTCCAATTTCTGCACTGCATATTTGTCTACGTGGTCACTTTG GggaaaatatttgagaagataGGGGTTTGCTCCCTGCCCAGATTTCTCCAGTCTTTGCAGAACAGCGTGAGAATCAAGGAGGACCCTGCGCTTGTGGTAACCAACCTGCATTTTGGGACCATACCGGTCAGGCTGTTACAGCCCAAAGcagcctcccccaacccccgGCGAGGCATCATTTTCTTTCACGGAGGAGGTGCCTTAATGGGGAGCCTGG ACCTATACCACAGCCTGCGTGGTTCTCTAGTCCGGGAGACTGACTCTGTGTTGCTGGCGGTTGG GTACCGCAAGCTTCCTGATCACCATTACTATACCCTTTCCTATGATTGCCTGAATGCCTCCATTCACTTCCTGAAGACCCTGGAAACATATGGGGTGGATTCCTCCCAGGTTGTGCTCTGTGGAGacagccctggggcaggaataGTGGCCTTGATTTCCCAGACCTTGGAGGGCAGGTTAGATCTTCCTCAAATCCGGGCCCAGGTCCTGATTTATCCCCTCCTGCAACTCATCAATTTTCAGCTGCCATCCTTTCACCAGAACTCACGCATCCCATTCCTCACCCAGAAGTTAATGAT aacTTCTGTGTTTAAATACCTGCTTATCGACTTCTCCTGCTGGGATGCCATCATGAGTGGGGCTTTTATTCCCCCTGAAGTCTGGAAGAAGTACCGGAAGTGGCTTAGCACTGACAACCTACCCAACAGGTTCAAGAAGACAGGCTGccaacctgtgtttcctgccccTTTTAATGAGGCTGCCTGTCTAGAAAATAAACACTTGTTGGATGTGGAATATTCACCCCTTTTAAAGGATGATGAGATCATAGCCCATCTTCTGGAGGCCTTCCTGGTGAGCTGTGAGAATGATATCCTCCGTGATGATGCCTTGTTCTATAGGAAGCGCTTGGAGG CGGGGGTCCCTGTGACGTGGTACCATGTGGAGGATGGCTTTCATGGATCACTGTTATTTTTTGATAAGAAGTCATTCTCTTTCCCATGCTCCCTGAAAATTATGAATGCTGTAGTCTGTTACATAAAGAGCATACTGTAA